In Paenibacillus larvae subsp. larvae, the following proteins share a genomic window:
- a CDS encoding aminotransferase class I/II-fold pyridoxal phosphate-dependent enzyme produces MHPLAQQLNETIQQENPHISDMLSDLGKMIYFPKEGILSQSAEAKAKAKTYNATIGIATEHGQPMHLGVIQETLSSYSPKDLYEYAPPAGKPELRKLWRAKMIKENPGLQDKKFGNPVVTNALTHGLSIAADLFLDEGDSVVLPDKNWENYELTFGIRRKANLVLYPLYNKQNRFNAQGLREALLAQKDKGKAFVVLNFPNNPTGYTPTFAEAQEIVQAIHEAAEAGMNIVAVTDDAYFGLFFEDSLHDSIFSRLANLHPRVLAVKVDGATKEEYVWGFRVGFLTYAASSDALLAALEQKTMGIIRATISSCSHPSQTFVLHALKSSEFKAQKEEKFLIMKARANKVKEVLDSGRFDDAWDYYPFNSGYFMCLKLKTVPAEQLRVHALEKYGIGTIALGESDLRVAFSCLEESQIEDLFEKVYKAVKEIE; encoded by the coding sequence ATGCACCCTCTTGCACAACAACTTAACGAAACCATTCAACAGGAAAATCCCCATATTTCCGACATGCTTTCTGATCTGGGCAAGATGATTTATTTCCCGAAGGAAGGCATCCTGAGTCAATCTGCCGAAGCTAAGGCCAAGGCCAAGACTTACAATGCGACAATCGGAATCGCGACAGAACATGGCCAGCCTATGCATCTTGGCGTCATTCAGGAAACCTTGTCTTCTTATTCGCCGAAAGATTTATATGAGTATGCTCCTCCGGCGGGAAAACCGGAACTTCGCAAGCTATGGAGAGCCAAAATGATCAAAGAGAATCCCGGCCTTCAAGATAAAAAATTTGGAAACCCGGTTGTAACGAATGCTCTTACTCATGGGTTGAGTATTGCGGCCGATTTATTTCTTGATGAGGGAGATTCCGTGGTCCTTCCGGATAAAAATTGGGAAAATTACGAGCTGACTTTCGGAATCCGCCGCAAAGCCAATCTCGTACTTTATCCTTTATATAATAAGCAAAACCGCTTCAATGCCCAAGGTCTGCGTGAAGCTCTGCTTGCACAAAAAGACAAGGGAAAAGCATTTGTCGTGCTGAATTTTCCAAACAACCCTACCGGCTATACACCGACTTTTGCAGAAGCACAAGAAATCGTTCAGGCGATCCATGAAGCTGCGGAAGCAGGAATGAACATTGTGGCCGTGACGGATGATGCTTATTTTGGTTTGTTTTTTGAAGATTCCCTGCATGACTCGATTTTCAGCCGTTTGGCTAATCTTCATCCGCGCGTGCTGGCCGTTAAAGTGGACGGGGCTACCAAAGAGGAGTACGTGTGGGGATTCCGTGTCGGTTTCCTGACATATGCGGCATCCAGCGACGCTTTGCTGGCAGCATTAGAACAAAAAACGATGGGAATCATCCGGGCCACTATCTCCAGCTGCTCTCACCCTTCCCAGACTTTTGTTCTTCACGCCTTAAAGTCCAGTGAGTTTAAAGCCCAAAAAGAAGAGAAGTTCCTCATCATGAAGGCCCGGGCAAATAAAGTTAAGGAAGTGCTGGACAGCGGACGTTTTGATGATGCCTGGGATTACTATCCGTTTAATTCCGGTTATTTTATGTGTCTTAAGCTGAAGACTGTACCGGCGGAGCAATTACGCGTTCATGCGCTGGAGAAATACGGAATCGGTACAATAGCACTTGGAGAATCGGACCTGCGCGTGGCATTTTCCTGCCTGGAGGAGTCGCAAATCGAAGACCTGTTTGAGAAAGTATACAAAGCCGTGAAAGAAATAGAATAA